A window of Geothrix edaphica genomic DNA:
CCCGGGCCTTCGCCCTGCCGGACGCCAACATGGTGTCCACGGTGCTGCGCGTGGCCTGGCGGGACCGGGAGCTCTGGCTCATGGGCGACGCGCTGGCCATCCAGGAGCGGGACCTGATGGATCTCGGCGATCCGGGCCTCTCGCCCCATCGCCTGCTGAAGGTGGGGCACCACGGCAGCCGGAACGCCACGGATCCGGCCTGGGTGGCGTCACTGGGGCCGGAGGTGGCCGTCATCCCCGCCGGCCTGCGGAACCGCTTCGAGCATCCCCATCCGGAGACCCTGGCGACGCTGCACCGGGCGGGAACACCGGTCTGGATCACAGGCCCCGGCGCCGGCGTGCGGATCTCCGCCGTGGCGGATGGCTGGCGCGTGGAGACCGGCGACGGAACCGCGTGCCTCACGCCTCTTCGAAGAAGCCCGAGGCCCTGAGGGCCTCCACCAGCCGCCGGCTGCCCTCGGCGTGGTTGGCCTTCCACTGGATGGGGGCCTCGGGCCCCACGTCGTTCACGACGACCAGCGCCCCGCCGCAGGGCACGCCGGCCGCATGGCAGGCGGCGAAGACGCCCGTGAGTTCCAGGTGCTCGGCCGGGGCCACGGAAGCCAGCAGGGCCGCACCTTCGGAGGTCTTCGTGATGGCGGGCACCACCGCCACGGCACGCGGCGGCAGCGGTCCCGGGAGGGTCGAGATCCACCGGATGCGTTCGAGGCCGGGCCGATAGGCGCCACCGCGCCGTTCCTCCAGGGAGGTGGCGATGGCCTCCGAAGCCCACAGGCACTCGAACAGCGCCAGCCGCTCGTCGTAGCGCCCGCAGGTGCCCAGGAAGAGCACGGCCTCGGGCTGCCGCTCGGCCAGCAGCCGGGCCGTGGCCACCGCCGCCGTCACGGCGCCGATGCCCACGGTGGCCGTCTCCCAGCCCGGGGGCGGATCTTCCGCGAGGGGGCCCAGTTCCGGGGCGAAGGCGGACAGCAGGAGGCGCATGGACAGAGTCTACAGGTGATCCAGGGCCCACGCGGCGACAGGGATGGACAGGCCGTTCCCCAGCAGGCGGTAGCGGGCCTCCAGCGACAGCTCCGCAGGAAAGCGGAAGCCCTTCGGCAATCCCAGCAGCCGCGCCACCTCGGAGGGTGCGAACCGGCGGACGCCCCGCTCCGTCCGGAGGAAGGAGCCGCTGCCCACGAAGCGCTGGCCATAGCCTCCGATGAAGCAGGTGCTCCGGTGGTCCTCCGGCGTGACGAAGTCCAGGCCGTGGCGGTGGCGGGCGAGAACTTCCGGCCGGAGGTAGAGGCCTTCGTCCTCCTCGGCATCCAGGAAATCAGCCAGGGGACGGGGAGGCAGGTCCGGCAGGCGGCGCGCGGTCAGCGGGTGGCGGCCGGCCACCACGAACACCCGCGGCCGCTGGTTGGGCAGGCCGAACCGGCTGGGGCAGGCCTCCAGATCCAGCTGATGCAGGCCATGGGCTCTGATGCGCTCCGACAGCAGGACATGGGCGTCCGAGCCCAGGAAGCCGCGGACGTTCTCCAGCACCAGGCGCTCGGGCGGCGCTTCGAGGAAGAGGTCCAGGAGGTGGCGGAAGGCCCGGCAACGGCGGTCCTCCAGGCCCTGGTGTTTTCCCATCCGACAGAAGGGCTGGCAGGGCGGGCTGAGAAGCCAGGTGTCGGCCCCGTGGGCGGCCAGCTCCGCCAGCGGCACCGCGGCCAGTTCCCGGGCCTTCGGCCGTTGGCCGTGGTTCAGCGTGTAGGTGGCGTTGGCGGCCTCGCTCACATCGTAGGCGGCCGCGACGCTGCCCCGGTCTCCGAGGGCGCAGCGCCAGCCTCCGAGACCCGAGAACAGCTCGAGGACGCGCATCCGCCTAGCCGCAGCCGCAGCTTCCGCAGCCGCCGCAGGAGGCCGCCGTGGACAGGGCCGTGCCCCGGGCCAGCGCCTGTCCCTCGATGAACAGGCGCACCCCCATGGCGAGCCCGGCAGCCGCATCGGCCCAGGGGAACCAGCGGCCGAGCAGCACCCCAGCCAGGAGCAGGCCGCCCAGCTCCAGCCAGGCGCGGGTCCGCGAGGCGTCCGAAGCCAGGCTGGGATGGAGCCCTGCCTGCGCCCGTCGGATCCACCAGAGGGGCGCCAGGATGGCCAGGGCGGCACCCGCCAGGATGAGCGGGACGGCGCCCGCCTGGGGCCTGCGGTCGCCCATGAGAGCCGCCACGGCGGTCAGGATGGCGCCCAGGGCCAGGAGGCGCAGGAGGTGGCTGGCGGCCCGGAGGGTCAGTCGCTCCCGCTCCAGGCCGCGGTTCCCGAAGCCCTCGCGGACGCGCTGCCCCACCACCAGGGAGGGCAGGCCCTGCAGGAGGCCGGCGGCCCCGAAGGTCCAGAGGGCGATGGCGCCCTGATCCAGACCGAGCCAGAGGGCCGGTGCACCCAGAAGCAGACCCGCGGCGGCGGTGGCGAAGGCGGGGACCGGAGAAGCGCCCGTCTTCATCGCGTGAGCTTCCGGTACTTGATGCGGTGCGGATCGAAGGGCTTCAGGCCCAGCACGTCCTTGCGGTACTGCTCGTACTCGGTGTAGTTCCCGTCGAAGAACTGCACCTGGGAATCGCCCTCGAAGGCCAGGATGTGCGTGGCCAGGCGGTCCAGGAACCAGCGGTCGTGGCTCACCAGCACGGCGCTGCCGGCGAAGGACTCGATGGCCTCCTCCAGCGCCCGCATGGTGTTCACGTCCAGGTCGTTGGTGGGTTCGTCGAAGAACAGCAGGTTGGATTCACTTTTCAGCGTCAGCGCCAGGTTCAGGCGGTTCTGCTGGCCGCCGCTGAGCTCGGACACCTTCTTCTGCTGGGAGTCGCCGGAGAACCCGAAGCGACTCAGCCAGGCGCGGGCGTTGATGAGCTTGCCGCCCAGCTCGATCTGCTCGTAGCCGCCAGACACCGCCTCGAACACGCTCTTGTCCGGATTGAGCCCAGACCGCAGCTGGTCCACATAGGCCATGCGCACGGTCTCGCCGAGGCGGATGGTGCCCGCGTCCGGCTGTTCCTGGCCCGTGAGGAGGCGCAGCAGCGTGGACTTGCCGGCGCCGTTGGGACCGATGACGCCCAGGATGCCGCCGCGGGGGATGGCGAAGCTGAGGTTGTCGAAGAGCACCCGGTCGCCGTAGGCCTTGGACACGCCGTCCAGCTCCGCCACCAGGTCGCCCAGGCGGGGGCCGCTGGGGATGTAGATCTCCAGCTCCTGCTCCTTCTGGCGGCCCTCCTCGCCGGCCAGCCGCTCATAGTTGGCGATGCGGGCCTTGCTCTTGGTGTGCTGGCCCTTGGGCGACATGCGGATCCACTCCAGCTCGCGCTCCAGGGTCTTCTGGCGACGCTGGTCGGACTTCTCCTCCTTGGCCAGACGGCCCTGCTTCTGCTCCAGCCAGCTGGAGTAGTTGCCCTTCCAGGGGATTCCTTCGCCGCGATCCAGCTCGAGGATCCACTCGGCCACATGATCCAGGAAGTAGCGGTCATGGGTGACGGCGATGACCGTGCCCTTGTAGTCCTGGAGGTGCTTCTCCAGCCAGGCCACGGTCTCCGCATCCAGGTGGTTGGTGGCCTCGTCCAGCAGCAGGATGTCCGGCTCCTGGAGCAGCAGGCGGCAGAGGGCCACGCGGCGGCGTTCGCCGC
This region includes:
- the ettA gene encoding energy-dependent translational throttle protein EttA, with translation MAKTATKASSEQPEIIYSMMRVSKIYNNKPVIKDISLSYFYGAKIGVLGLNGSGKSTVLRIMAGVDPDFNGEAVLSKGYTTGILDQEPQLDEAKTVREIVEEGAAEKVKWLKDYNAISDQFADPDADMDVLLAMQAELQEKIDAHDCWDLDSRLEQAMDALRCPDPDTKIAVLSGGERRRVALCRLLLQEPDILLLDEATNHLDAETVAWLEKHLQDYKGTVIAVTHDRYFLDHVAEWILELDRGEGIPWKGNYSSWLEQKQGRLAKEEKSDQRRQKTLERELEWIRMSPKGQHTKSKARIANYERLAGEEGRQKEQELEIYIPSGPRLGDLVAELDGVSKAYGDRVLFDNLSFAIPRGGILGVIGPNGAGKSTLLRLLTGQEQPDAGTIRLGETVRMAYVDQLRSGLNPDKSVFEAVSGGYEQIELGGKLINARAWLSRFGFSGDSQQKKVSELSGGQQNRLNLALTLKSESNLLFFDEPTNDLDVNTMRALEEAIESFAGSAVLVSHDRWFLDRLATHILAFEGDSQVQFFDGNYTEYEQYRKDVLGLKPFDPHRIKYRKLTR
- a CDS encoding phosphorylase, whose translation is MRLLLSAFAPELGPLAEDPPPGWETATVGIGAVTAAVATARLLAERQPEAVLFLGTCGRYDERLALFECLWASEAIATSLEERRGGAYRPGLERIRWISTLPGPLPPRAVAVVPAITKTSEGAALLASVAPAEHLELTGVFAACHAAGVPCGGALVVVNDVGPEAPIQWKANHAEGSRRLVEALRASGFFEEA
- a CDS encoding DNA cytosine methyltransferase; the encoded protein is MRVLELFSGLGGWRCALGDRGSVAAAYDVSEAANATYTLNHGQRPKARELAAVPLAELAAHGADTWLLSPPCQPFCRMGKHQGLEDRRCRAFRHLLDLFLEAPPERLVLENVRGFLGSDAHVLLSERIRAHGLHQLDLEACPSRFGLPNQRPRVFVVAGRHPLTARRLPDLPPRPLADFLDAEEDEGLYLRPEVLARHRHGLDFVTPEDHRSTCFIGGYGQRFVGSGSFLRTERGVRRFAPSEVARLLGLPKGFRFPAELSLEARYRLLGNGLSIPVAAWALDHL